In Phocoena sinus isolate mPhoSin1 chromosome 10, mPhoSin1.pri, whole genome shotgun sequence, a single genomic region encodes these proteins:
- the ETFRF1 gene encoding electron transfer flavoprotein regulatory factor 1, with protein sequence MASSLRGEVLNLYKNLLYLGRDYPKGADYFKRRLKSVFLKNKDVKDPEKIKELIEQGQFVMKELEALYFLKKYRAMKQRYYSDTNKTN encoded by the exons ATGGCCAGTTCTTTAAGAGGAGAAGTACTGaatctttataaaaat ctgcTGTATCTTGGACGAGACTATCCAAAAGGAGCAGACTATTTTAAAAGGCGTCTGAAGAgtgttttccttaaaaacaaagatGTGAAGGACCCAGAGAAGATCAAAGAACTTATTGAACAGGGCCAATTTGTAATGAAAGAACTAGAAGCATTATACTTCCTTAAGAAATATAGAGCTATGAAACAACGCTATTACTCAGATACCAACAAAACTAACTGA